A window of the Dioscorea cayenensis subsp. rotundata cultivar TDr96_F1 chromosome 14, TDr96_F1_v2_PseudoChromosome.rev07_lg8_w22 25.fasta, whole genome shotgun sequence genome harbors these coding sequences:
- the LOC120276300 gene encoding ferredoxin--NADP reductase, root isozyme, chloroplastic-like → MALKADLCSVMDAKMRPGKGLGFVHPGSRIFNNLSLRNNASTSLPCLSLKNQKQHSNYNRMVLCMSARGATRLSAAAIPLEAEDTRPLRSDPGPTYTTTVVSNDTLVGPKGGLGETCHIVLDHGGSFTFVEGQYLGVILPSTKKMNYFSVASSDHDKTISLCVRRSQTTPDSISDYLCRSKAGDTISITGPYGGQMVFPNDPNAKHIMVTTTTGIAPCRSNLEGLFPISKSNAKFTGLAWLIAGAENYNSLLYNEEFLVILKDYPGQFRYQRALNNSVADSIYRSGDEIFTLLDGGAYIYFAGSMMMMPEIYATCEQIATERFVVWADMLARLRENDQWRVEVY, encoded by the exons ATGGCTCTCAA GGCTGATCTTTGCAGTGTCATGGATGCTAAGATGCGCCCCGGAAAGGGTTTGGGGTTCGTTCACCCAGGCTCACGG attttcaataatttgagCCTCCGAAACAATGCAAGTACATCTTTGCCGTGTTTATCTTTGAAAAATCAGAAGCAGCATTCCAATTATAATCGCATGGTTCTCTGTATGTCTGCACGAGGAGCTACAAGACTGAGTGCTGCAGCTATACCTTTAGAAGCTGAGGACACTAGACCTCTGCGTTCAGACCCTGGCCCGACTTACACAACAACAGTTGTCTCAAATGACACTCTTGTTGGCCCCAAAGGCGGCCTCGGAGAGACCTGCCATATTGTGCTTGATCACGGAGGTAGTTTTACTTTCGTGGAAGGCCAATATCTTGGAGTAATTTTACCATCG ACCAAAAAAATGAACTATTTCTCAGTTGCATCATCTGATCATGACAAGACAATCAGTTTATGCGTTCGTCGTTCACAAACAACACCGGACAGCATCAGTGACTACCTCTGTAGGAGTAAAGCAGGAGATACAATTTCCATTACAG GCCCTTATGGGGGACAAATGGTATTTCCAAATGATCCAAATGCCAAACATATCATGGTTACAACGACAACTGGTATTGCTCCTTGCCGCAGCAACCTTGAGGGATTGTTTCCAATTTCGAAATCAAATGCTAAATTCACGGGACTGGCCTGGTTGATTGCCGGGGCCGAAAACTACAACAGCTTGCTTTACAATGAGGAATTCTTGGTCATCTTGAAGGACTACCCTGGCCAATTTAG ATATCAGAGGGCCTTGAATAATTCTGTAGCGGATAGCATCTATAGAAGTGGTGATGAAATTTTCACACTTTTGGATGgaggtgcatatatatatttcgctggatcaatgatgatgatgccTGAAATTTATGCAACATGTGAACAAATTGCCACGGAAAGATTTGTGGTTTGGGCAGATATGCTAGCACGGCTGAGAGAAAATGATCAGTGGCGTGTTGAAGTTTACTAG
- the LOC120275376 gene encoding ubiquitin-like domain-containing protein CIP73 isoform X1: protein MASDDSLEATSSQVAGDNLESTIQINIKTLDSQIHTFRVGKNMLVQNLKERIAETTGVPAGQQRLIFRGRVLKDEHVLSEYHVEDGHTLHLVVKQPTVAHPAPGTNSMEARGSNENNSIGGVPRARIGQVSHGVVLGTVNAAEQNEDLVADIGRLVGTVLSSFGIGGSNISTTLVTPPSAPPSAPPIVGTNGEPIVGNRTQMGNLGPQGMVNSNHPVQPFAQLSSFPSSVPFSRHMAIPDSLTTLSEFLRRMEQALPYDGSQPSPSPTQGSSRPDIPSLNSRGLPTPDMLGSVIQRVRQLLSTNLAMTLARLAERLEREWSSSDLGVRSQIQNEAGHLGVAVQHVGAMLLELGRAMMMLRMGQSPAESFVNAGPAVFISPTGPNPIMVQPFPNQSSSFFGIPPNGNGVSSPLGSVDPSRNINIHIHAGTSVAPGISSSGARASSGEPVHGESPSLQQTSTNANGLRDSTPRGLPARTIVAAIPARPAAEASGHVLSIIYPVQVRSQQLSVPGHPGSTETSHSNVNNGTEPSMPNPVVQPSSMSDVVPSIVAQINANIAAALSNSAQAHVSSNSSMQSADSRDPNTGPQPQIVHLTTAPSSGHDHNHSSSSDQSGSDASGFRAFGQAPLGSMSSGLGVETLISQAQSRDNNEASESGCDHATLQVDDMLGSEQSELFQVHDGTDPRNLGLDSLSSCSLVGALPSSSSSSQSVVKSTDKNPDSVGVPHPSCSSHNNDMSEGGRPLPLGLGLGGLQPKRRSKPAKPRVMEDASRDMASANQNQGSIATGQQGMQSLVSEGSSTSRENAAGSLFPMAPYISQIMNNLPLGEQGANGQVDMGSMMSSILQSPAFNRLLTGVAEQTGVGSTADLRNMLEQCTQTPAVRNALNQIIEQVDGQSSDAGGLLSGLRRNQGGINLASMMQQMMPVVSQALGRGLTRSPVSSGIESETATEQADGTSGDDLADTNFQADLHQVVETIEQSDSPADIFRSVLESAARLNGLEDHDLVEELGNDVELANEFVEMLKDLLRESNSRV from the exons ATGGCAAGTGATGATTCTCTTGAAGCCACTTCGAGCCAAGTTGCTGGTGATAATCTTGAATCAACAATCCAAATTAACATCAAAACTCTGGATTCCCAGATTCATACTTTCCGGGTTGGCAAAAAT ATGCTTGTTCAAAATTTGAAGGAGAGGATAGCAGAAACAACTGGTGTTCCGGCTGGGCAACAACGGCTGATTTTCAGGGGAAGGGTCCTCAAGGATGAACATGTCCTTTCTGAATATC ATGTGGAAGATGGTCACACGCTACATTTAGTGGTAAAGCAGCCTACTGTTGCACATCCTGCACCTGGGACGAATTCGATGGAGGCTAGGGGAAGCAATG aaaacaATTCAATTGGTGGTGTGCCTCGCGCTAGAATTGGACAAGTGTCTCATGGTGTCGTTCTTGGGACTGTTAATGCAGCAGAACAAAATGAGGACCTAGTAGCTGACATTGGTCGG CTTGTTGGGACAGTTCTGAGTTCCTTTGGAATTGGAGGCAGCAACATCTCAACTACTCTGGTA ACCCCTCCAAGTGCACCTCCAAGTGCACCGCCAATTGTTGGAACAAATGGTGAGCCGATAGTTGGTAATAGAACACAAATGGGCAATTTAGGACCACAAGGGATGGTGAATTCAAATCACCCAGTTCAGCCTTTTGCTCAACTTTCATCTTTCCCATCATCTGTTCCATTCAGCCGTCACATG GCTATTCCTGATTCTTTGACAACCCTCAGTGAATTTCTTAGACGCATGGAACAAGCATTACCTTACGATG GTTCTCAGCCATCTCCCTCACCCACTCAAGGTAGTTCAAGACCTGATATTCCATCTTTAAATTCCAGAGGACTGCCAACACCTGACATGTTAGGTTCAGTCATTCAACGAGTGCGACAACTTCTAAGCACCAATTTGGCAATGACACTCGCA CGTTTAGCTGAGCGGTTAGAACGGGAATGGTCATCTTCTGACCTTGGTGTCCGAAGTCAGATTCAAAATGAAGCAGGGCATTTAGGTGTTGCAGTGCAGCATGTAGGTGCCATGCTTTTGGAGCTTGGTCGCGCTATGATGATGCTTCGTATGGGGCAATCACCT GCTGAGTCTTTTGTGAATGCTGGACCAGCTGTTTTTATTTCTCCGACAGGCCCAAATCCAATAATGGTTCAg CCTTTCCCTAATCAGTCCAGTTCCTTCTTTGGTATTCCTCCTAATGGTAATGGAGTTTCCAGTCCTTTAGGTTCTGTTGATCCTTCCAGAAACATCAACATCCATATACATGCTG GGACTTCTGTTGCTCCTGGTATTTCATCTTCTGGGGCTAGGGCAAGTTCAGGTGAACCTGTTCATGGGGAAAGCCCTAGTCTGCAACAAACAAGCACGAATGCAAATGGTCTTCGTGATTCAACTCCAAGAGGACTTCCTGCTAGAACAATTGTTGCCGCTATTCCAGCACGTCCTGCTGCAGAAGCTTCTGGTCATGTTCTCAGTATAATTTACCCTGTCCAAGTAAGGTCTCAACAACTCTCAGTTCCAGGTCATCCGGGTTCTACTGAGACTTCACATTCAAATGTGAATAATGGAACAGAACCTAGCATGCCTAACCCTGTTGTGCAGCCATCTTCAATGTCTGATGTGGTTCCCTCAATTGTAGcccaaatcaatgcaaatattGCTGCTGCGCTATCAAACAGTGCACAAGCCCATGTCTCATCCAACTCTAGCATGCAGTCTGCTGATTCTCGTGATCCCAATACTGGTCCTCAACCACAAATTGTACATTTGACTACTGCACCCTCCTCCGGTCATGATCATAACCATAGTTCATCTTCGGATCAGTCGGGTTCTGATGCATCTGGatttagagcatttggacaaGCCCCTTTAG GTTCTATGTCATCTGGTCTGGGTGTTGAAACTTTGATTTCTCAAGCTCAAAGTAGGGACAATAATGAAGCTTCTGAAAGCGGGTGTGATCATGCTACCTTGCAGGTTGATGATATGCTGGGTAGTGAGCAG TCAGAACTCTTCCAGGTTCATGACGGAACAGATCCAAGGAATTTGGGATTGGATTCATTGTCTAGCTGCTCATTGGTTGGAGCATTACCAAGCAGTTCTTCATCAAGCCAATCTGTTGTTAAATCTACAGATAAGAATCCAGATTCTGTTGGAGTTCCACATCCATCATGTTCAAGCCACAACAATGACATGTCTGAGGGTGGCAGACCTCTTCCCCTTGGTTTAGGACTTGGAGGGCTTCAACCAAAG AGGCGTTCCAAACCTGCAAAGCCTAGAGTGATGGAAGATGCATCTCGTGACATGGCATCGGCCAATCAGAATCAGGGATCAATAGCAACTGGCCAGCAGGGTATGCAGTCTCTTGTGTCTGAGGGTTCGAGTACAAGTAGGGAGAATGCAGCTGGTTCCTTGTTTCCAATGGCCCCATATATCAGTCAGATTATGAATAACTTACCTTTGGGTGAGCAAGGTGCTAATGGTCAAGTTGATATGGGCAGTATGATGTCCTCCATCCTTCAGAGCCCTGCTTTTAACCGTCTTTTGACGGGGGTTGCTGAACAGACTGGGGTTGGTTCCACTGCTGATTTGAGAAACATGCTAGAGCAGTGCACCCAAACCCCAGCTGTAAGGAATGCACTAAACCAAATCATAGAGCAAGTAGATGGACAGAGTTCAGATGCTGGAGGTTTGCTTTCTGGTTTAAGAAGAAACCAAGGTGGGATCAATCTTGCAAGTATGATGCAACAAATGATGCCAGTTGTATCACAAGCTCTGGGCAGAGGATTGACTCGCTCCCCTGTCTCCAGTGGGATTGAATCTGAAACAGCAACTGAACAAGCTGATGGTACATCTGGAGATGATTTGGCAGATACAAATTTTCAG
- the LOC120275376 gene encoding ubiquitin-like domain-containing protein CIP73 isoform X2: MASDDSLEATSSQVAGDNLESTIQINIKTLDSQIHTFRVGKNMLVQNLKERIAETTGVPAGQQRLIFRGRVLKDEHVLSEYHVEDGHTLHLVVKQPTVAHPAPGTNSMEARGSNENNSIGGVPRARIGQVSHGVVLGTVNAAEQNEDLVADIGRLVGTVLSSFGIGGSNISTTLTPPSAPPSAPPIVGTNGEPIVGNRTQMGNLGPQGMVNSNHPVQPFAQLSSFPSSVPFSRHMAIPDSLTTLSEFLRRMEQALPYDGSQPSPSPTQGSSRPDIPSLNSRGLPTPDMLGSVIQRVRQLLSTNLAMTLARLAERLEREWSSSDLGVRSQIQNEAGHLGVAVQHVGAMLLELGRAMMMLRMGQSPAESFVNAGPAVFISPTGPNPIMVQPFPNQSSSFFGIPPNGNGVSSPLGSVDPSRNINIHIHAGTSVAPGISSSGARASSGEPVHGESPSLQQTSTNANGLRDSTPRGLPARTIVAAIPARPAAEASGHVLSIIYPVQVRSQQLSVPGHPGSTETSHSNVNNGTEPSMPNPVVQPSSMSDVVPSIVAQINANIAAALSNSAQAHVSSNSSMQSADSRDPNTGPQPQIVHLTTAPSSGHDHNHSSSSDQSGSDASGFRAFGQAPLGSMSSGLGVETLISQAQSRDNNEASESGCDHATLQVDDMLGSEQSELFQVHDGTDPRNLGLDSLSSCSLVGALPSSSSSSQSVVKSTDKNPDSVGVPHPSCSSHNNDMSEGGRPLPLGLGLGGLQPKRRSKPAKPRVMEDASRDMASANQNQGSIATGQQGMQSLVSEGSSTSRENAAGSLFPMAPYISQIMNNLPLGEQGANGQVDMGSMMSSILQSPAFNRLLTGVAEQTGVGSTADLRNMLEQCTQTPAVRNALNQIIEQVDGQSSDAGGLLSGLRRNQGGINLASMMQQMMPVVSQALGRGLTRSPVSSGIESETATEQADGTSGDDLADTNFQADLHQVVETIEQSDSPADIFRSVLESAARLNGLEDHDLVEELGNDVELANEFVEMLKDLLRESNSRV, encoded by the exons ATGGCAAGTGATGATTCTCTTGAAGCCACTTCGAGCCAAGTTGCTGGTGATAATCTTGAATCAACAATCCAAATTAACATCAAAACTCTGGATTCCCAGATTCATACTTTCCGGGTTGGCAAAAAT ATGCTTGTTCAAAATTTGAAGGAGAGGATAGCAGAAACAACTGGTGTTCCGGCTGGGCAACAACGGCTGATTTTCAGGGGAAGGGTCCTCAAGGATGAACATGTCCTTTCTGAATATC ATGTGGAAGATGGTCACACGCTACATTTAGTGGTAAAGCAGCCTACTGTTGCACATCCTGCACCTGGGACGAATTCGATGGAGGCTAGGGGAAGCAATG aaaacaATTCAATTGGTGGTGTGCCTCGCGCTAGAATTGGACAAGTGTCTCATGGTGTCGTTCTTGGGACTGTTAATGCAGCAGAACAAAATGAGGACCTAGTAGCTGACATTGGTCGG CTTGTTGGGACAGTTCTGAGTTCCTTTGGAATTGGAGGCAGCAACATCTCAACTACTCTG ACCCCTCCAAGTGCACCTCCAAGTGCACCGCCAATTGTTGGAACAAATGGTGAGCCGATAGTTGGTAATAGAACACAAATGGGCAATTTAGGACCACAAGGGATGGTGAATTCAAATCACCCAGTTCAGCCTTTTGCTCAACTTTCATCTTTCCCATCATCTGTTCCATTCAGCCGTCACATG GCTATTCCTGATTCTTTGACAACCCTCAGTGAATTTCTTAGACGCATGGAACAAGCATTACCTTACGATG GTTCTCAGCCATCTCCCTCACCCACTCAAGGTAGTTCAAGACCTGATATTCCATCTTTAAATTCCAGAGGACTGCCAACACCTGACATGTTAGGTTCAGTCATTCAACGAGTGCGACAACTTCTAAGCACCAATTTGGCAATGACACTCGCA CGTTTAGCTGAGCGGTTAGAACGGGAATGGTCATCTTCTGACCTTGGTGTCCGAAGTCAGATTCAAAATGAAGCAGGGCATTTAGGTGTTGCAGTGCAGCATGTAGGTGCCATGCTTTTGGAGCTTGGTCGCGCTATGATGATGCTTCGTATGGGGCAATCACCT GCTGAGTCTTTTGTGAATGCTGGACCAGCTGTTTTTATTTCTCCGACAGGCCCAAATCCAATAATGGTTCAg CCTTTCCCTAATCAGTCCAGTTCCTTCTTTGGTATTCCTCCTAATGGTAATGGAGTTTCCAGTCCTTTAGGTTCTGTTGATCCTTCCAGAAACATCAACATCCATATACATGCTG GGACTTCTGTTGCTCCTGGTATTTCATCTTCTGGGGCTAGGGCAAGTTCAGGTGAACCTGTTCATGGGGAAAGCCCTAGTCTGCAACAAACAAGCACGAATGCAAATGGTCTTCGTGATTCAACTCCAAGAGGACTTCCTGCTAGAACAATTGTTGCCGCTATTCCAGCACGTCCTGCTGCAGAAGCTTCTGGTCATGTTCTCAGTATAATTTACCCTGTCCAAGTAAGGTCTCAACAACTCTCAGTTCCAGGTCATCCGGGTTCTACTGAGACTTCACATTCAAATGTGAATAATGGAACAGAACCTAGCATGCCTAACCCTGTTGTGCAGCCATCTTCAATGTCTGATGTGGTTCCCTCAATTGTAGcccaaatcaatgcaaatattGCTGCTGCGCTATCAAACAGTGCACAAGCCCATGTCTCATCCAACTCTAGCATGCAGTCTGCTGATTCTCGTGATCCCAATACTGGTCCTCAACCACAAATTGTACATTTGACTACTGCACCCTCCTCCGGTCATGATCATAACCATAGTTCATCTTCGGATCAGTCGGGTTCTGATGCATCTGGatttagagcatttggacaaGCCCCTTTAG GTTCTATGTCATCTGGTCTGGGTGTTGAAACTTTGATTTCTCAAGCTCAAAGTAGGGACAATAATGAAGCTTCTGAAAGCGGGTGTGATCATGCTACCTTGCAGGTTGATGATATGCTGGGTAGTGAGCAG TCAGAACTCTTCCAGGTTCATGACGGAACAGATCCAAGGAATTTGGGATTGGATTCATTGTCTAGCTGCTCATTGGTTGGAGCATTACCAAGCAGTTCTTCATCAAGCCAATCTGTTGTTAAATCTACAGATAAGAATCCAGATTCTGTTGGAGTTCCACATCCATCATGTTCAAGCCACAACAATGACATGTCTGAGGGTGGCAGACCTCTTCCCCTTGGTTTAGGACTTGGAGGGCTTCAACCAAAG AGGCGTTCCAAACCTGCAAAGCCTAGAGTGATGGAAGATGCATCTCGTGACATGGCATCGGCCAATCAGAATCAGGGATCAATAGCAACTGGCCAGCAGGGTATGCAGTCTCTTGTGTCTGAGGGTTCGAGTACAAGTAGGGAGAATGCAGCTGGTTCCTTGTTTCCAATGGCCCCATATATCAGTCAGATTATGAATAACTTACCTTTGGGTGAGCAAGGTGCTAATGGTCAAGTTGATATGGGCAGTATGATGTCCTCCATCCTTCAGAGCCCTGCTTTTAACCGTCTTTTGACGGGGGTTGCTGAACAGACTGGGGTTGGTTCCACTGCTGATTTGAGAAACATGCTAGAGCAGTGCACCCAAACCCCAGCTGTAAGGAATGCACTAAACCAAATCATAGAGCAAGTAGATGGACAGAGTTCAGATGCTGGAGGTTTGCTTTCTGGTTTAAGAAGAAACCAAGGTGGGATCAATCTTGCAAGTATGATGCAACAAATGATGCCAGTTGTATCACAAGCTCTGGGCAGAGGATTGACTCGCTCCCCTGTCTCCAGTGGGATTGAATCTGAAACAGCAACTGAACAAGCTGATGGTACATCTGGAGATGATTTGGCAGATACAAATTTTCAG
- the LOC120275376 gene encoding ubiquitin-like domain-containing protein CIP73 isoform X3: MLVQNLKERIAETTGVPAGQQRLIFRGRVLKDEHVLSEYHVEDGHTLHLVVKQPTVAHPAPGTNSMEARGSNENNSIGGVPRARIGQVSHGVVLGTVNAAEQNEDLVADIGRLVGTVLSSFGIGGSNISTTLVTPPSAPPSAPPIVGTNGEPIVGNRTQMGNLGPQGMVNSNHPVQPFAQLSSFPSSVPFSRHMAIPDSLTTLSEFLRRMEQALPYDGSQPSPSPTQGSSRPDIPSLNSRGLPTPDMLGSVIQRVRQLLSTNLAMTLARLAERLEREWSSSDLGVRSQIQNEAGHLGVAVQHVGAMLLELGRAMMMLRMGQSPAESFVNAGPAVFISPTGPNPIMVQPFPNQSSSFFGIPPNGNGVSSPLGSVDPSRNINIHIHAGTSVAPGISSSGARASSGEPVHGESPSLQQTSTNANGLRDSTPRGLPARTIVAAIPARPAAEASGHVLSIIYPVQVRSQQLSVPGHPGSTETSHSNVNNGTEPSMPNPVVQPSSMSDVVPSIVAQINANIAAALSNSAQAHVSSNSSMQSADSRDPNTGPQPQIVHLTTAPSSGHDHNHSSSSDQSGSDASGFRAFGQAPLGSMSSGLGVETLISQAQSRDNNEASESGCDHATLQVDDMLGSEQSELFQVHDGTDPRNLGLDSLSSCSLVGALPSSSSSSQSVVKSTDKNPDSVGVPHPSCSSHNNDMSEGGRPLPLGLGLGGLQPKRRSKPAKPRVMEDASRDMASANQNQGSIATGQQGMQSLVSEGSSTSRENAAGSLFPMAPYISQIMNNLPLGEQGANGQVDMGSMMSSILQSPAFNRLLTGVAEQTGVGSTADLRNMLEQCTQTPAVRNALNQIIEQVDGQSSDAGGLLSGLRRNQGGINLASMMQQMMPVVSQALGRGLTRSPVSSGIESETATEQADGTSGDDLADTNFQADLHQVVETIEQSDSPADIFRSVLESAARLNGLEDHDLVEELGNDVELANEFVEMLKDLLRESNSRV; the protein is encoded by the exons ATGCTTGTTCAAAATTTGAAGGAGAGGATAGCAGAAACAACTGGTGTTCCGGCTGGGCAACAACGGCTGATTTTCAGGGGAAGGGTCCTCAAGGATGAACATGTCCTTTCTGAATATC ATGTGGAAGATGGTCACACGCTACATTTAGTGGTAAAGCAGCCTACTGTTGCACATCCTGCACCTGGGACGAATTCGATGGAGGCTAGGGGAAGCAATG aaaacaATTCAATTGGTGGTGTGCCTCGCGCTAGAATTGGACAAGTGTCTCATGGTGTCGTTCTTGGGACTGTTAATGCAGCAGAACAAAATGAGGACCTAGTAGCTGACATTGGTCGG CTTGTTGGGACAGTTCTGAGTTCCTTTGGAATTGGAGGCAGCAACATCTCAACTACTCTGGTA ACCCCTCCAAGTGCACCTCCAAGTGCACCGCCAATTGTTGGAACAAATGGTGAGCCGATAGTTGGTAATAGAACACAAATGGGCAATTTAGGACCACAAGGGATGGTGAATTCAAATCACCCAGTTCAGCCTTTTGCTCAACTTTCATCTTTCCCATCATCTGTTCCATTCAGCCGTCACATG GCTATTCCTGATTCTTTGACAACCCTCAGTGAATTTCTTAGACGCATGGAACAAGCATTACCTTACGATG GTTCTCAGCCATCTCCCTCACCCACTCAAGGTAGTTCAAGACCTGATATTCCATCTTTAAATTCCAGAGGACTGCCAACACCTGACATGTTAGGTTCAGTCATTCAACGAGTGCGACAACTTCTAAGCACCAATTTGGCAATGACACTCGCA CGTTTAGCTGAGCGGTTAGAACGGGAATGGTCATCTTCTGACCTTGGTGTCCGAAGTCAGATTCAAAATGAAGCAGGGCATTTAGGTGTTGCAGTGCAGCATGTAGGTGCCATGCTTTTGGAGCTTGGTCGCGCTATGATGATGCTTCGTATGGGGCAATCACCT GCTGAGTCTTTTGTGAATGCTGGACCAGCTGTTTTTATTTCTCCGACAGGCCCAAATCCAATAATGGTTCAg CCTTTCCCTAATCAGTCCAGTTCCTTCTTTGGTATTCCTCCTAATGGTAATGGAGTTTCCAGTCCTTTAGGTTCTGTTGATCCTTCCAGAAACATCAACATCCATATACATGCTG GGACTTCTGTTGCTCCTGGTATTTCATCTTCTGGGGCTAGGGCAAGTTCAGGTGAACCTGTTCATGGGGAAAGCCCTAGTCTGCAACAAACAAGCACGAATGCAAATGGTCTTCGTGATTCAACTCCAAGAGGACTTCCTGCTAGAACAATTGTTGCCGCTATTCCAGCACGTCCTGCTGCAGAAGCTTCTGGTCATGTTCTCAGTATAATTTACCCTGTCCAAGTAAGGTCTCAACAACTCTCAGTTCCAGGTCATCCGGGTTCTACTGAGACTTCACATTCAAATGTGAATAATGGAACAGAACCTAGCATGCCTAACCCTGTTGTGCAGCCATCTTCAATGTCTGATGTGGTTCCCTCAATTGTAGcccaaatcaatgcaaatattGCTGCTGCGCTATCAAACAGTGCACAAGCCCATGTCTCATCCAACTCTAGCATGCAGTCTGCTGATTCTCGTGATCCCAATACTGGTCCTCAACCACAAATTGTACATTTGACTACTGCACCCTCCTCCGGTCATGATCATAACCATAGTTCATCTTCGGATCAGTCGGGTTCTGATGCATCTGGatttagagcatttggacaaGCCCCTTTAG GTTCTATGTCATCTGGTCTGGGTGTTGAAACTTTGATTTCTCAAGCTCAAAGTAGGGACAATAATGAAGCTTCTGAAAGCGGGTGTGATCATGCTACCTTGCAGGTTGATGATATGCTGGGTAGTGAGCAG TCAGAACTCTTCCAGGTTCATGACGGAACAGATCCAAGGAATTTGGGATTGGATTCATTGTCTAGCTGCTCATTGGTTGGAGCATTACCAAGCAGTTCTTCATCAAGCCAATCTGTTGTTAAATCTACAGATAAGAATCCAGATTCTGTTGGAGTTCCACATCCATCATGTTCAAGCCACAACAATGACATGTCTGAGGGTGGCAGACCTCTTCCCCTTGGTTTAGGACTTGGAGGGCTTCAACCAAAG AGGCGTTCCAAACCTGCAAAGCCTAGAGTGATGGAAGATGCATCTCGTGACATGGCATCGGCCAATCAGAATCAGGGATCAATAGCAACTGGCCAGCAGGGTATGCAGTCTCTTGTGTCTGAGGGTTCGAGTACAAGTAGGGAGAATGCAGCTGGTTCCTTGTTTCCAATGGCCCCATATATCAGTCAGATTATGAATAACTTACCTTTGGGTGAGCAAGGTGCTAATGGTCAAGTTGATATGGGCAGTATGATGTCCTCCATCCTTCAGAGCCCTGCTTTTAACCGTCTTTTGACGGGGGTTGCTGAACAGACTGGGGTTGGTTCCACTGCTGATTTGAGAAACATGCTAGAGCAGTGCACCCAAACCCCAGCTGTAAGGAATGCACTAAACCAAATCATAGAGCAAGTAGATGGACAGAGTTCAGATGCTGGAGGTTTGCTTTCTGGTTTAAGAAGAAACCAAGGTGGGATCAATCTTGCAAGTATGATGCAACAAATGATGCCAGTTGTATCACAAGCTCTGGGCAGAGGATTGACTCGCTCCCCTGTCTCCAGTGGGATTGAATCTGAAACAGCAACTGAACAAGCTGATGGTACATCTGGAGATGATTTGGCAGATACAAATTTTCAG